The following coding sequences are from one Halobacteria archaeon AArc-dxtr1 window:
- a CDS encoding V-type ATP synthase subunit E — MSLDTVVEDIREEAHARAEDIRAEGEARAEEIEAAAEEDAAEITERAEREVDREIEQLREQRLSSAKLEAKQKRLEARRDVLGDVRDAAEDAIEDLEGDTREELTRELLDAASVEFDAGDDVRVYGSAADQELLETIVADYDGYSVAGEYDCLGGVVVESEASRVRVNNTFDSVLADVWEENLRAISDDLFEQ; from the coding sequence ATGAGTTTGGACACAGTCGTTGAAGATATTCGAGAAGAGGCCCACGCGCGTGCGGAGGACATCCGCGCCGAGGGCGAAGCCCGCGCCGAAGAGATCGAGGCGGCGGCCGAGGAGGACGCCGCAGAGATCACAGAGCGCGCAGAGCGCGAGGTCGATCGCGAGATCGAGCAGCTTCGCGAACAGCGACTCTCCAGTGCGAAACTGGAGGCGAAACAGAAGCGCCTGGAGGCCCGCCGTGACGTACTCGGCGACGTCCGCGACGCGGCCGAAGACGCCATCGAGGACCTCGAGGGCGACACCCGCGAGGAGCTCACTCGGGAGCTACTCGACGCCGCCAGCGTCGAGTTCGACGCGGGAGACGACGTCCGCGTCTACGGCAGCGCCGCCGATCAGGAGCTACTCGAGACGATCGTCGCCGACTACGACGGCTACAGCGTCGCCGGCGAGTACGACTGTCTCGGCGGCGTCGTCGTCGAGAGCGAGGCCTCCCGAGTCCGCGTGAACAACACGTTCGACTCGGTCCTCGCCGACGTCTGGGAGGAGAACCTCCGGGCGATCAGCGACGACCTCTTCGAGCAATGA
- a CDS encoding V-type ATP synthase subunit C yields MSAGAGASNPEYVNARVRSRRAALFADEEYRKLIRMGPSGIARFMEESEYENEINRLGTRFSGVDLIEYALNQNLARHFDDLLDWADGRVYDRIARYLRKFDVWNVKTIIRGIYTETPTEEVQTDLIRAGELDDATIDRLLEVDAIDDAIEVLTGTIFYEPLFEAHQEFEETGVLVPLENALDRAFYERLLEDLGRPQDGPSALYVEFLQAEIDFRNARNALRLARSGADLDPAEYYIDGGVLFDRSELSRLVGDYDELVDHIAESSQYGDRLSTALSRLREAESLIQFEHALDAALLEYADRLSSIYPVSISAVLSYILAKEREVENIRAIARGREVGLTETEIEEELVIL; encoded by the coding sequence GTGAGCGCAGGCGCCGGCGCCTCGAACCCCGAGTACGTCAACGCCCGCGTCCGCTCTCGGCGCGCCGCGCTGTTCGCCGACGAGGAGTACCGGAAGCTGATCCGGATGGGGCCAAGCGGTATCGCCCGGTTCATGGAAGAGTCGGAGTACGAAAACGAGATCAACCGGCTCGGCACCCGGTTTTCGGGCGTCGACCTGATCGAGTACGCACTCAACCAGAATCTCGCCCGCCACTTCGACGACTTGCTCGACTGGGCGGACGGTCGCGTCTACGATCGGATCGCGCGCTATCTCCGGAAGTTCGACGTCTGGAACGTCAAGACGATCATCCGGGGGATCTACACCGAGACGCCGACCGAGGAGGTCCAGACCGACCTCATCCGGGCCGGCGAACTCGACGATGCGACGATCGATCGCCTGCTCGAGGTCGACGCGATCGACGACGCCATCGAGGTGCTCACCGGGACGATCTTCTACGAGCCGCTCTTCGAGGCCCACCAGGAGTTCGAAGAGACCGGCGTACTCGTCCCCCTAGAGAACGCCCTCGACCGGGCCTTTTACGAGCGCCTGCTCGAGGATCTGGGGCGGCCACAGGACGGCCCGAGTGCGCTGTACGTCGAGTTCCTCCAGGCCGAGATCGACTTCCGGAACGCCCGGAACGCCCTCCGGCTGGCCCGCAGCGGGGCCGACCTCGATCCGGCGGAGTACTACATCGACGGCGGGGTCCTGTTCGACCGAAGCGAGCTCTCGCGGCTGGTCGGCGACTACGACGAACTGGTCGACCACATCGCCGAGAGCAGCCAGTACGGCGACCGGCTCTCGACGGCGCTCTCGCGACTGCGCGAGGCCGAGAGCCTTATCCAGTTCGAGCACGCACTCGACGCCGCGTTGCTCGAGTACGCAGACCGGCTCTCGAGCATCTACCCCGTCTCGATCTCGGCGGTGCTGTCGTACATCCTCGCGAAAGAACGCGAGGTCGAGAACATCCGCGCGATCGCGCGTGGCCGTGAGGTCGGCCTCACCGAGACCGAGATCGAAGAGGAGCTGGTGATCCTATGA
- a CDS encoding V-type ATP synthase subunit F yields MSQEIAVVGSPEFTTGFRLAGVSRFENVPDDAKGEDLDDAVTNVLDDDGVGIVVMHDDDLEYLSRNVRGEVETSVEPVVVTIGSGTGGGGLRGQIKRAIGIDLMDEDGDNE; encoded by the coding sequence ATGAGTCAGGAAATCGCTGTCGTCGGCAGCCCCGAGTTCACGACCGGCTTTCGCCTCGCAGGCGTCAGTCGCTTCGAGAACGTGCCAGACGACGCAAAGGGAGAAGACTTAGACGACGCCGTCACGAACGTCCTCGACGACGACGGCGTCGGGATCGTCGTCATGCACGACGACGACCTCGAGTACCTCTCGCGGAACGTCCGCGGCGAGGTCGAAACGAGCGTCGAGCCGGTCGTCGTCACCATCGGCAGCGGAACCGGTGGCGGCGGGCTGCGCGGCCAGATCAAGCGGGCGATCGGTATCGACCTGATGGACGAGGACGGAGACAACGAGTAA
- a CDS encoding ATP synthase subunit A: protein MSQAEDTEAAQSGGVIESVSGPVVTAADLDARMNDVVYVGDEGLMGEVIEIEGNLTTIQVYEETSGVGPGEPVENTGEPLSVDLGPGMLDSIYDGVQRPLDELEAKMESAFLDRGVDAPGIDLEKEWEFTPTVSEGDAVEPGDVIGEVPETESITHKVMVPPDYEGGEITSIESGAFTVEEVIAELSSGEEITMHQEWPVREARPAEEKQTPTIPLVSGQRILDGLFPIAKGGTAAIPGPFGSGKTVTQHQLAKWADADIVVYVGCGERGNEMTEVIEDFPELEDPQTGKPLMSRTCLIANTSNMPVAARESCIYTGITIAEYFRDMGYDVALMADSTSRWAEAMREISSRLEEMPGEEGYPAYLAASLSEFYERAGLFENINGTQGSVSVIGAVSPPGGDFSEPVTQNTLRIVKTFWALDADLAERRHFPSINWNESYSLYRQQLDPWFVENVAEDWPEVRQWAVDVLDEEDELQEIVQLVGKDALPEDQQLTLEVARYLRESWLQQNAFHDVDTYCDPKKTYRMLQAIRTFNDEAFNALDAGVPVEEIADVDAAPQLNRMGVAEEWNEFIDDLEDDLAEQIRSLY from the coding sequence ATGAGCCAGGCAGAAGACACCGAGGCCGCCCAATCGGGCGGCGTCATCGAAAGCGTGAGCGGTCCGGTCGTGACCGCCGCGGACCTCGACGCCCGGATGAACGACGTCGTTTACGTCGGCGACGAAGGGCTGATGGGCGAGGTCATCGAGATCGAAGGGAACCTGACCACGATTCAGGTGTACGAGGAGACCTCCGGCGTCGGGCCGGGCGAACCCGTCGAGAACACGGGCGAGCCACTGAGCGTCGACCTCGGACCCGGTATGCTGGACTCCATCTACGACGGCGTCCAGCGCCCCCTCGACGAACTCGAGGCGAAGATGGAGTCTGCGTTCCTCGATCGGGGCGTCGACGCCCCCGGCATCGACCTGGAGAAAGAGTGGGAGTTTACCCCCACCGTCTCCGAGGGCGACGCCGTCGAACCGGGCGACGTCATCGGTGAGGTCCCCGAGACCGAGAGCATCACCCACAAGGTGATGGTGCCGCCGGACTACGAGGGCGGCGAGATCACGTCGATCGAGTCGGGCGCGTTCACCGTCGAGGAGGTCATCGCCGAGCTCTCCTCGGGCGAGGAGATCACGATGCACCAGGAGTGGCCGGTGCGCGAAGCCCGTCCCGCAGAGGAGAAACAGACGCCGACGATTCCGCTGGTATCGGGCCAGCGGATCCTCGACGGCCTGTTCCCGATCGCGAAAGGCGGGACCGCAGCGATCCCGGGTCCCTTTGGCTCCGGGAAGACGGTCACCCAACACCAGCTCGCGAAGTGGGCCGACGCGGACATCGTCGTCTACGTCGGCTGTGGCGAGCGTGGCAACGAGATGACGGAGGTCATCGAGGACTTCCCGGAGCTGGAAGACCCCCAGACCGGGAAGCCGCTCATGTCCCGGACGTGTCTCATCGCGAATACGTCGAACATGCCCGTCGCCGCGCGTGAGTCCTGTATCTACACCGGGATCACCATCGCGGAGTACTTCCGCGACATGGGCTACGACGTCGCGCTGATGGCCGACTCCACCTCGCGGTGGGCCGAGGCCATGCGTGAGATTTCGAGCCGACTCGAGGAGATGCCCGGCGAGGAGGGCTACCCGGCCTACCTCGCAGCCTCGCTGTCGGAGTTCTACGAGCGCGCAGGCCTCTTCGAGAACATCAACGGCACGCAGGGCTCGGTGTCGGTCATCGGGGCGGTCTCGCCGCCGGGCGGCGACTTCTCCGAACCCGTTACGCAGAACACCCTGCGCATCGTCAAGACGTTCTGGGCGCTCGACGCGGACCTCGCCGAACGGCGACACTTCCCCTCGATCAACTGGAACGAGTCGTACTCGCTGTACCGCCAGCAGTTAGATCCGTGGTTCGTCGAGAACGTCGCCGAAGACTGGCCGGAAGTGCGCCAGTGGGCCGTCGACGTCTTAGACGAAGAAGACGAACTGCAGGAGATCGTCCAGCTCGTCGGCAAGGACGCGCTGCCCGAAGACCAGCAGCTCACGCTCGAGGTCGCGCGCTACCTGCGTGAGTCCTGGCTCCAGCAGAACGCCTTCCACGACGTCGACACCTACTGCGATCCGAAGAAGACCTACCGGATGCTCCAGGCGATCCGGACGTTCAACGACGAGGCGTTCAACGCCTTAGATGCCGGCGTCCCCGTCGAGGAGATCGCCGACGTCGACGCAGCACCCCAGCTCAACCGGATGGGCGTCGCCGAGGAGTGGAACGAGTTCATCGACGACCTCGAGGACGACCTCGCAGAACAGATCCGGAGTCTGTACTAG
- a CDS encoding ATP synthase subunit B has translation MKEYQTITEVSGPLVFAEVDEPVGYDEIVEIETPDGETLRGQVLESSEGLVSIQVFEGTGGIDRNASVRFLGETMKMPVTEDLLGRVLDGSGNPIDGGPDIVPESREDIVGEAINPFSREYPEEFIQTGVSGIDGMNTLVRGQKLPIFSGSGLPHNDLALQIARQATVPEEDEGDDDDEDGSEFAVIFGAMGITQEEANEFMQDFERTGALERSVVFMNLADDPAVERTVTPRLALTTAEYLAFEKDYHVLVILTDITNYCEALREIGAAREEVPGRRGYPGYMYTDLAQLYERAGRLKDRDGSVTQIPILTMPGDDDTHPIPDLTGYITEGQIVMDRDLNSQGIEPPINVLPSLSRLMDDGIGEGLTREDHADVSDQMYAAYAEGEDLRDLVNIVGREALSERDNKFLDFADRFETEFVQQGYDTNRTIEETLEIGWDLLSMLPKEELNRIDEELIAEHYREDEEEAEAVQAD, from the coding sequence ATGAAGGAATACCAAACGATTACGGAAGTCAGCGGTCCGCTGGTGTTCGCCGAGGTCGACGAGCCCGTCGGCTACGACGAGATCGTCGAGATCGAGACCCCCGACGGCGAGACGCTGCGCGGCCAGGTACTGGAGTCGAGTGAGGGACTCGTCTCGATCCAGGTCTTCGAAGGGACGGGCGGTATCGACCGCAACGCTTCGGTCCGATTCTTAGGCGAGACGATGAAGATGCCCGTCACCGAGGACCTGCTCGGACGGGTGTTAGACGGCTCGGGGAACCCGATCGACGGCGGCCCCGATATCGTCCCCGAATCGCGCGAAGACATCGTCGGCGAGGCGATCAACCCGTTCTCCCGAGAGTACCCCGAGGAGTTCATCCAGACGGGCGTCTCCGGGATCGACGGCATGAACACGCTCGTGCGCGGCCAGAAGCTCCCGATCTTCTCGGGCTCGGGCCTGCCACACAACGACCTCGCACTCCAGATCGCCCGCCAGGCGACGGTGCCAGAGGAAGACGAGGGTGACGACGACGACGAGGACGGCTCGGAGTTCGCCGTCATCTTCGGCGCGATGGGGATCACCCAGGAGGAGGCAAACGAGTTCATGCAGGACTTCGAGCGCACCGGTGCGCTCGAACGCTCCGTCGTCTTCATGAACCTCGCGGACGACCCCGCCGTCGAGCGGACGGTCACGCCGCGCCTCGCCCTGACGACGGCGGAGTACCTCGCCTTCGAGAAGGATTACCACGTGCTCGTCATCCTCACGGACATCACGAACTACTGTGAGGCGCTGCGCGAGATCGGCGCCGCCCGCGAGGAGGTGCCGGGTCGCCGTGGCTACCCCGGCTACATGTACACCGACCTGGCCCAGCTCTACGAGCGGGCGGGTCGTCTCAAGGATCGCGACGGCTCGGTCACGCAGATTCCGATCCTGACGATGCCCGGCGACGACGACACCCACCCGATTCCCGACCTGACGGGGTACATCACGGAGGGCCAGATCGTGATGGACCGCGACCTGAACAGTCAGGGGATCGAGCCGCCGATCAACGTCCTCCCAAGCCTCTCGCGGCTGATGGACGACGGGATCGGCGAGGGGCTCACCCGCGAAGACCACGCCGACGTCTCCGACCAGATGTACGCGGCGTACGCGGAGGGTGAGGACCTCCGGGACCTCGTCAACATCGTCGGCCGCGAAGCGCTCTCAGAGCGGGACAACAAGTTCCTCGACTTCGCCGACCGCTTCGAGACCGAGTTCGTCCAGCAGGGGTACGACACCAACCGGACGATCGAGGAGACCTTAGAGATCGGCTGGGACCTGCTCTCGATGCTGCCCAAAGAGGAGCTCAACCGGATCGACGAGGAGCTCATCGCGGAGCACTACCGCGAAGACGAGGAAGAAGCCGAAGCCGTCCAGGCCGACTAA
- a CDS encoding HVO_0476 family zinc finger protein, protein MSDSSEVPDRVPTPCPSCSPELDTVHEVLTTGGGHLTVRCGECGHVHKVQPETEREVTLDVVVSQGGDSFSANVTTPADERIETGDEFLLETEEVLATVRVTSLELDGHRRREAADVDDIETVWTREVDNVAVDVTVHPKDGTHDDSESLTLHVPGDEEFVVGEVRTAGDEEFEVDAFVVRDDATGYDRDRFEMEGDSVPAKDLQRVYAYDQTSSAWSAW, encoded by the coding sequence ATGAGCGACTCATCTGAGGTTCCGGATCGCGTGCCGACGCCCTGTCCGTCGTGCTCGCCGGAGCTCGACACCGTCCACGAAGTGTTGACCACCGGCGGCGGCCACCTGACCGTCCGCTGTGGGGAGTGTGGCCACGTCCACAAGGTCCAGCCCGAGACCGAACGCGAAGTCACCCTCGACGTCGTCGTCTCCCAGGGGGGCGACTCGTTCAGCGCGAACGTGACGACACCCGCCGACGAACGGATCGAAACCGGCGACGAGTTCCTCTTAGAGACCGAGGAAGTGCTCGCGACGGTGCGGGTGACGAGTCTCGAACTCGACGGCCACCGCCGCCGCGAGGCCGCCGACGTCGACGACATCGAGACCGTCTGGACCCGCGAGGTCGACAACGTCGCCGTCGACGTCACCGTCCACCCGAAAGACGGCACCCACGACGACAGCGAGAGCCTGACGCTGCACGTCCCTGGCGACGAGGAGTTCGTCGTCGGCGAGGTACGCACAGCCGGCGACGAGGAGTTCGAAGTCGACGCCTTCGTCGTCCGCGACGACGCGACCGGCTACGATCGCGACCGCTTCGAGATGGAGGGCGACAGCGTCCCCGCAAAGGACCTCCAGCGCGTCTACGCCTACGACCAGACGAGCAGCGCCTGGTCGGCCTGGTAG
- a CDS encoding helix-turn-helix domain-containing protein, with product MGEECDAGAIGAVLADDVARAILVHTQTDALSASALADRCEVSEVTIYRRLETLREHDLVTEATVPDRDGHHYKTYRANLHRLTVALTDDGFSLDVERRETPADRFTTLIEEM from the coding sequence ATGGGCGAGGAGTGTGACGCTGGAGCCATCGGCGCTGTCCTCGCAGACGACGTCGCCCGGGCGATCCTCGTACACACGCAGACCGACGCCCTCTCGGCCAGCGCACTCGCCGACCGATGTGAGGTCTCCGAGGTGACGATCTATCGGCGCCTCGAGACGCTGCGCGAACACGACCTCGTTACCGAAGCGACCGTTCCCGACCGCGACGGCCACCACTACAAGACCTACCGCGCGAACCTCCACCGACTCACGGTGGCTCTCACCGACGACGGGTTCTCACTGGACGTCGAGCGACGGGAAACCCCGGCCGATCGGTTCACCACCTTAATAGAGGAGATGTAA